A window of the Pyrodictium abyssi genome harbors these coding sequences:
- a CDS encoding VirB4 family type IV secretion system protein, whose translation MQVNGYPFAALPEKERDRFLSKWTALLNAAAGRARVSVYAMWDAVEGFRFRRLLFFTEGLDPGLLAQLGYEPRPAAEPYRPRPVKATRGLLELEDGSYARAYTVMRLPDSLPEAWPLELGYAADEVHLLLEPVEPARARGMLDRKLSMLMSAQQGSVTWQLESEAYRLQQLQQLLGGKARLVKIAIVIIVRGSSLGEVRERARRLEELLSSRMVEYASGPGFYQRRLYNLEWTVPVFHYIDTLSAQALYPLVQEQLADFGGFYLGYDLDTGEPVVYNPYARPNYNVVVLGESGSGKSMTLKVYVRRWWAAGLGQQVIIVDPEGEYVGIREYLATGLAGYELSKDAAEERGGLGLDPVKLYRRGVIGLDEAVDVVQEFYRVPDELRGELVEAVSESESVLGAARLAEERGTGLERYLKAAGADSWIYEGEPPLPTGRGAVYTLAGIRSRRARALVGALLALVVSSRLRNSLLVVDEGWMFAQYPALMAMFADIARRGRKRGVNFVFASQRPHDVLRSEHGRTILEQSATVLLLRLNEASLEAVKPIYNLSEAEEEQLLDAEPGQGILRVAGGWRLRVYVQPTPEELRVFSTRPGEW comes from the coding sequence TTGCAGGTTAATGGCTACCCCTTCGCCGCGCTGCCCGAGAAGGAGAGGGACCGGTTTCTATCCAAGTGGACAGCGCTACTCAACGCCGCCGCGGGCAGAGCCCGGGTAAGCGTCTACGCCATGTGGGACGCTGTGGAGGGGTTCCGGTTCCGGCGGCTACTGTTCTTCACAGAGGGCCTCGACCCCGGCCTCCTGGCCCAGCTCGGCTACGAGCCGAGGCCGGCAGCGGAGCCCTACAGGCCTAGGCCCGTGAAGGCTACGAGAGGGCTTCTCGAGCTGGAGGACGGCAGCTACGCTAGAGCGTACACCGTTATGAGGCTGCCTGACTCGCTGCCGGAGGCATGGCCCCTAGAGCTCGGCTACGCTGCTGACGAGGTCCACCTGCTCCTGGAGCCCGTGGAGCCCGCCCGGGCGCGGGGGATGCTCGACCGGAAGCTCTCGATGCTCATGAGCGCGCAGCAGGGCAGCGTTACATGGCAGCTGGAGAGCGAGGCCTACCGGCTGCAGCAGCTACAGCAGCTCCTAGGCGGCAAGGCCCGGCTCGTAAAGATAGCCATCGTGATCATTGTGAGGGGCTCCAGCCTCGGGGAGGTCCGTGAGAGGGCTAGGAGGCTCGAGGAGCTCCTATCCTCGAGGATGGTGGAGTACGCTTCGGGGCCCGGGTTCTACCAGCGCCGCCTCTACAACCTCGAATGGACAGTACCAGTGTTCCACTACATCGATACTCTGAGTGCGCAGGCGCTGTACCCGCTGGTGCAGGAGCAGCTGGCCGACTTCGGCGGCTTCTATCTCGGCTACGACCTCGACACGGGGGAGCCCGTGGTCTACAACCCCTACGCCCGGCCCAACTACAACGTCGTGGTGCTGGGCGAGAGCGGCTCCGGGAAGAGCATGACCCTGAAGGTCTACGTCCGGCGCTGGTGGGCCGCCGGGCTGGGCCAGCAGGTCATAATCGTAGACCCTGAGGGCGAGTACGTGGGGATACGAGAGTACCTGGCGACCGGCCTCGCCGGCTACGAGCTCAGCAAGGACGCTGCGGAGGAGCGGGGCGGCCTCGGCCTAGACCCCGTCAAGCTATACCGGCGGGGAGTCATTGGCCTCGACGAGGCTGTCGACGTAGTGCAGGAGTTCTACCGTGTCCCCGACGAACTCCGGGGCGAGCTGGTGGAGGCTGTCTCGGAGTCCGAGAGCGTCCTCGGCGCCGCCAGGCTGGCAGAGGAGAGGGGCACGGGGCTGGAGAGGTACCTGAAGGCCGCCGGGGCCGACTCATGGATATACGAGGGGGAGCCCCCGCTGCCCACAGGCCGCGGCGCTGTCTACACCCTCGCTGGCATTAGGTCCCGTAGGGCCCGTGCACTAGTAGGAGCGCTTCTAGCGCTCGTGGTGTCCTCGAGGCTCCGCAACTCGTTGCTAGTAGTAGATGAGGGATGGATGTTCGCACAGTACCCAGCGCTAATGGCAATGTTCGCCGACATAGCGAGGAGAGGCCGCAAGAGGGGCGTAAACTTCGTGTTCGCCAGCCAGCGGCCGCACGATGTCCTCCGCTCGGAGCACGGCAGGACAATCCTAGAGCAGTCGGCCACCGTGCTTCTACTACGCTTGAACGAGGCCTCCCTGGAGGCGGTCAAGCCCATCTATAATCTCAGCGAGGCCGAGGAGGAGCAGCTCCTCGACGCCGAGCCCGGCCAAGGCATCCTACGGGTAGCCGGCGGGTGGAGGCTCCGGGTCTACGTGCAGCCCACGCCGGAGGAGCTCCGCGTCTTCAGCACCCGGCCCGGTGAGTGGTAG